In a genomic window of Spodoptera frugiperda isolate SF20-4 chromosome 18, AGI-APGP_CSIRO_Sfru_2.0, whole genome shotgun sequence:
- the LOC118277905 gene encoding UDP-glucosyltransferase 2, protein MALVLYLFLGLLLSSSCEAYKALVVFGMPSNSHFNLGKGIVRNLLKDGNEVTFITPVEWKNPPPNLRQIDVSNNFNVMPSYLLNIKHLMEAPTPTGHRKSVKTRLINLAKTTMEYENVQRLLNDTNEHFDVVIVEHMYSDLGAGYAAIFDCPLIWLSPVEVHSLSIGLVDVLPNPAYTSDVLSPYTPPFTFLERLEELWIRIYDTFYDYMVYEPMEAAEYERLIVPQIEKRGRQAPPYSEVRNNVSLVLGNSHVSTGVSLALPQNYKPIGGYHIDEEIKPLPENLEKIMMNSKNGVIYFSMGSNLKGKDWPEQIKRDLLKLFGELKQTVIWKFEEELANTLLEKAQSRAH, encoded by the exons ATGGCCTTAGTATTATATCTGTTCTTGGGTCTTCTTCTAAGTTCATCATGTGAGGCCTACAAAGCGCTGGTGGTTTTTGGAATGCCATCAAATAGCCATTTCAATCTTGGTAAAGGAATTGTCAGAAATCTGTTAAAAGATGGAAATGAG GTAACATTCATCACTCCTGTCGAATGGAAGAACCCACCACCGAATCTCCGGCAGATCGACGTGAGTAACAATTTTAACGTCATGCCAT cGTACCTACTAAATATAAAGCATTTAATGGAAGCCCCTACGCCGACTGGCCATCGTAAGTCTGTAAAGACGAGGTTGATAAACCTGGCGAAGACAACGATGGAATATGAAAATGTACAGAGACTGTTGAATGATACCAATGAGCACTTTGATGTCGTCATCGTTGAGCATATGTATTCAGACCTTGGTGCAGG CTATGCTGCAATATTCGACTGTCCTCTAATCTGGTTGAGTCCTGTAGAAGTGCACTCACTGTCTATTGGATTGGTCGATGTTTTACCAAACCCAGCTTATACATCAGATGTTCTGTCACCATATACGCCACCATTTACTTTCTTGGAGAGACTGGAAGAGCTATGGATAAGAATATATGATACATTCTACGActatat gGTTTATGAACCAATGGAGGCAGCAGAATATGAGAGATTAATTGTACCTCAAATCGAAAAGAGAGGTCGGCAAGCCCCACCATATAGTGAAGTCCGGAACAACGTATCTCTAGTGCTGGGTAATTCACACGTGTCTACAGGTGTGTCTCTTGCCTTACCACAGAACTACAAGCCTATCGGAGGCTACCACATTGACGAAGAAATTAAACCACTACCTGAG AACTTGGAAAAGATAATGATGAACTCCAAAAACGGAGTCATATACTTCAGCATGGGATCCAACTTGAAGGGCAAGGACTGGCCAGAACAAATCAAACGTGATCTCCTTAAATTATTCGGAGAACTAAAACAAACGGTGATCTGGAAATTTGAAGAAGAATTGGCCAAT acATTACTAGAGAAAGCGCAGTCACGGGCGCATTAA
- the LOC118277900 gene encoding LOW QUALITY PROTEIN: uncharacterized protein LOC118277900 (The sequence of the model RefSeq protein was modified relative to this genomic sequence to represent the inferred CDS: inserted 2 bases in 2 codons) — protein sequence MALAIYLFLSIXLSSSCEAYKALVVFGMPSNSHFNLGKGIVRNLLKDGNEVTFITPVEWKXPPPNLRQIDVSNNFNVMPSYLLNIKHLMEAPTPTGHRKSVKTRLINLAKTTMEYENVQRLLNDTNEHFDVVIVEHMYSDLGAGYAAIFDCPLIWLSPVEVHSLSIGLVDVLPNPAYTSDVLSPYTPPFTFLERLEELWIRIYDTFYDYMVYEPMEAAEYERLIVPQIQKRGRQAPPYSEVRNNVSLVLGNSHVSTGVSLALPQNYKPIGGYHIDEEIKPLPENLEKIMMDSKNGVIYFSMGSNLKGKDWPEQIKRDLLKLFGELKQTVIWKFEEELPNAPKNLHIMKWAPQPSILAHPKCVLFITHGGLLSTTEAVHYGVPTIAIPVFGDQIINVKKAVSRGLALEVKLSYKLAADLKVAIEEMLNNPQYRQRVKELSYIYHDRPVQPGAELRHWVQHVVNTRGAPHLRSPALAVPLYQRLYLDLVAIVSVVFLVLYSLIGKLYSRIRSKKSVSSKKIMALAIFLFLGLLLSSSCEAYKALVVFGMPSTSHFILGNGVVRNLLRDGHEVTYITPLEYKNPPPNLRQINVNSNFDVLPTEQINIKHLMEAPTPSGHRKAVKLMLINLVKKTIEHENVQRLLNDTNEHFDVVIVEHMMSELSASYATIYDCPLIWVSPVEVNAQSVGLVDVFPNPAYTTDAMASYTPPFTFLERLEELWTRISDNYNDYMVYEPTEEAEYQRLIVPQIQKRGRQAPPYSEVRYNATLVLGNSHVSTGVPLGLPQNYKSIGGYHIEEEVKPLPEDLEKIMMNSKNGVIYFSMGSNLKGKDWPEEIKRDLLKLFGELKQTVIWKFEEELPNVPKNVHIMKWAPQPSILAHPKCVLFITHGGLLSTTETIHYGVPTIAIPVFGDQFINVKKAVARGFTLQVNLSYKLAADLKVAIEEMLSNPKYRQRVKELSYIYHDRPVQPGAELRHWVQHVVNTRGAPHLRSPALAVPLYQRLYLDLLAFLFVVFLVLYTLIKKLYRRVKSKKIVDSKKRN from the exons ATGGCGTTAGCAATATATCTGTTCTTGAGCA CTCTAAGTTCGTCATGTGAGGCCTACAAAGCGCTGGTGGTTTTTGGAATGCCATCAAATAGCCATTTCAATCTTGGCAAAGGAATTGTCAGAAATCTGTTAAAAGATGGAAATGAG GTAACATTCATCACTCCTGTCGAATGGA AACCCCCACCGAATCTCCGGCAAATCGACGTGAGTAACAATTTTAACGTCATGCCAT cGTACCTACTAAATATAAAGCATTTAATGGAAGCCCCTACGCCGACTGGCCATCGTAAGTCTGTAAAGACGAGGTTGATAAACCTGGCGAAGACAACGATGGAATATGAAAATGTACAGAGACTGTTGAATGATACCAATGAGCACTTTGATGTAGTCATCGTTGAGCATATGTATTCAGACCTTGGTGCAGG CTATGCTGCAATATTCGACTGTCCTCTCATCTGGTTGAGTCCTGTAGAAGTGCACTCACTGTCTATTGGATTGGTCGATGTTTTACCAAACCCAGCTTATACATCAGATGTTCTGTCACCATATACGCCACCATTTACTTTCTTGGAGAGACTGGAAGAACTATGGATAAGAATATACGATACATTCTACGActatat gGTTTATGAACCAATGGAGGCAGCAGAATATGAAAGATTAATTGTACCGCAAATCCAAAAGAGAGGTCGTCAAGCCCCACCATATAGTGAAGTCCGAAACAACGTATCTCTTGTGCTGGGTAACTCACATGTGTCTACAGGCGTGTCTCTTGCCTTACCACAGAACTACAAGCCTATTGGAGGCTACCACATCGATGAAGAAATTAAACCGTTACCTGAG aACTTGGAAAAGATAATGATGGACTCCAAAAACGGAGTCATATACTTCAGCATGGGATCCAACTTGAAGGGCAAGGACTGGCCAGAACAAATCAAACGTGATCTCCTTAAATTATTCGGAGAACTGAAACAAACGGTGATCTGGAAATTCGAAGAAGAATTGCCAAATGCACCGAAAAATTTGCATATTATGAAATGGGCACCGCAGCCGAGCATTTTAG CACATCCAAAATGCGTGTTATTTATAACCCACGGAGGACTACTATCTACTACAGAAGCTGTTCATTACGGTGTTCCTACTATCGCTATACCTGTCTTTGGAGACCAGATCATCAATGTTAAGAAAGCTGTATCCAGAGGATTAGCTTTGGAAGTTAAACTGTCTTACAAATTGGCTGCTGATTTAAAAGTGGCTATTGAAGAAATGCTTAACAATCCAca GTATAGACAGAGAGTAAAGGAGCTGTCCTACATCTACCACGACCGACCAGTGCAGCCGGGAGCGGAGCTGCGACACTGGGTGCAGCATGTAGTGAACACACGCGGCGCCCCCCATCTGCGCTCTCCTGCACTAGCCGTGCCATTATATCAACGACTGTACCTAGATTTAGTTGCAATAGTGTCAGTAGTTTTTCTAGTTTTGTACTCACTCATAGGAAAACTATATTCTCGTATTAGGTCTAAGAAAAGTGTAAGTAGTAAAAAA aTAATGGCGTTAGCAATATTCTTATTCTTGGGCCTTCTTCTAAGCTCGTCATGTGAGGCCTACAAAGCTCTGGTGGTGTTTGGAATGCCATCAACTAGTCACTTCATTCTTGGCAATGGAGTTGTCAGAAATCTTTTAAGAGATGGACATGAG gtaacATACATAACTCCTCTTGAATATAAGAATCCCCCACCAAATCTTCGGCAGATTAACGTGAACagcaattttgacgttttaccaa cggaacaaataaacataaagcaTTTGATGGAAGCTCCCACGCCGAGTGGCCATCGGAAGGCTGTTAAGCTAATGCTGATAAACCTTGTGAAAAAGACGATAGAACATGAAAATGTACAGAGACTGTTAAATGATACCAATGAGCACTTTGATGTCGTCATCGTTGAGCATATGATGTCGGAGCTTAGTGCAAG CTATGCTACAATATACGACTGTCCTTTAATCTGGGTGAGTCCTGTAGAAGTGAACGCACAGTCTGTTGGTTTGGTCGATGTTTTTCCAAACCCAGCTTATACTACTGACGCCATGGCGTCATACACGCCACCCTTTACCTTCTTGGAGAGATTGGAAGAGCTATGGACAAGAATCAGTGATAACTACAATGACTACAT GGTTTATGAACCAACAGAGGAAGCAGAATATCAGAGACTAATTGTACCTCAAATCCAAAAGAGAGGTCGTCAAGCTCCTCCATACAGTGAGGTCCGATACAACGCAACTCTAGTGCTGGGTAACTCACACGTGTCTACTGGTGTGCCTCTAGGCTTACCGCAGAATTACAAGTCTATAGGAGGCTACCACATCGAGGAAGAAGTCAAGCCTTTACCTGAG GACTTGGAAAAGATAATGATGAACTCCAAAAACGGAGTCATATACTTCAGCATGGGATCCAACCTGAAGGGCAAAGACTGGCCAGAAGAGATAAAACGTGATCTCCTTAAATTATTCGGAGAACTAAAACAAACGGTGATCTGGAAATTTGAAGAAGAATTGCCAAATGTACCGAAAAATGTTCATATTATGAAATGGGCACCGCAACCGAGCattttag CTCATCCAAAGTGCGTGCTGTTCATAACCCATGGAGGACTACTATCTACTACAGAAACTATTCATTACGGTGTACCTACTATTGCCATACCTGTCTTTGGAGACCAGTTCATCAATGTCAAGAAAGCTGTCGCTAGAGGTTTTACTCTCCAAGTTAACCTGTCTTACAAATTGGCTGCAGATCTGAAAGTGGCAATTGAAGAAATGCTGAGTAATCCTAA GTATAGACAGAGAGTAAAGGAGCTGTCCTACATCTACCACGACCGACCAGTGCAGCCGGGAGCGGAGCTGCGACACTGGGTGCAGCATGTAGTGAACACACGCGGCGCTCCCCATCTGCGCTCTCCTGCACTAGCCGTGCCATTATATCAACGActgtatttagatttattagcaTTCCTATTTGTAGTCTTTCTAGTTTTATACacacttataaaaaaattatatcgtCGTGTTAAGTCTAAGAAAATTGTAGACAGTAAGAAGAGgaattag
- the LOC118277906 gene encoding UDP-glucosyltransferase 2 — MVVSTVEHGMELQRFWEKMALAICLFLGLLLSSSCEAYKALVVFGMPATSHSNLGRGVVRNLLKDGHEVTFITPIPIKDPPPNLHQIDVSSNFELLPLDLMKIERFFEHSMPAMPRFFVKMMMTNLVSKTMEHENVQKLLNDTNAHFDVVIVEWMFSSLSAGYATIFDCPLIWLTPVEVNSLSIGLVDVLPHPAYSTDPLSSYLPPFSFLERAMEIWTRLQESVLGFLYYESKDAANYERIVVPQVEKRGRQAPPLSEVQYNASLVLGNSHVSMGLPLSLPQNYKSVGGYHIEEEVKPLPEDLEKIMMNSKNGVIYFSMGSNLKSKDWPEEIKRDLLKLFGELKQTVIWKFEEELPNVPKNVHIVKWAPQPSILAHPKCILFITHGGLLSTTETIHFGVPTIAIPVFGDQFINVKKSVARGFTLQVNLSYKLAADLKVAIEEMLSNPKYRQRVKELSYIYHDRPVQPGAELRHWVQHVVNTRGAPHLRSPALAVPLYQRLYLDLVAFLSLVFLILYTLIKKIYRRVRSNKNVDSKKRN; from the exons atggttgtatctactgtagaacATGGCatggagttgcagcggttttgggag aaaatggCATTAGCAATATGCCTGTTCTTGGGCCTTCTTCTAAGTTCGTCATGTGAGGCCTACAAGGCTCTGGTGGTGTTTGGAATGCCAGCAACGAGCCACTCTAATTTGGGTAGAGGAGTTGTGAGAAATCTATTAAAAGATGGACACGAG gtGACATTCATCACTCCAATTCCAATTAAGGATCCTCCGCCAAATCTTCACCAGATTGATGTCAGCAGTAACTTCGAACTTCTACCAC TAGACCTAATGAAGATAGAGAGATTCTTTGAACATTCCATGCCGGCTATGCCTCGATTCTTCgtgaagatgatgatgacgaatCTGGTTTCGAAGACAATGGAACATGAAAATGTACAGAAACTACTAAACGATACTAATGCGCATTTCGATGTTGTCATCGTTGAATGGATGTTTTCTAGCCTTAGTGCTgggt ATGCTACAATATTCGACTGCCCTCTGATCTGGTTGACGCCGGTAGAAGTCAACTCATTGTCTATTGGGTTAGTCGATGTTCTACCCCATCCTGCTTACAGCACAGATCCTTTGTCATCCTACCTGCCTCCCTTTAGCTTTCTGGAGAGAGCCATGGAAATATGGACGAGACTACAAGAATCAGTTTTAGGATTCTT GTATTATGAATCAAAAGACGCAGCCAACTACGAGAGAATTGTAGTCCCTCAAGTCGAAAAGAGAGGTCGACAAGCCCCACCACTTAGTGAAGTTCAATACAATGCGTCTCTAGTGTTGGGTAACTCACATGTGTCTATGGGGCTGCCACTGAGTTTGCCACAGAACTACAAGTCTGTAGGAGGTTATCATATAGAGGAAGAAGTGAAGCCATTACCTGAG GACTTGGAAAAGATAATGATGAACTCCAAAAACGGAGTCATATACTTCAGCATGGGATCCAACTTGAAAAGTAAAGACTGGCCAGAAGAGATAAAACGTGATCTCCTTAAATTATTCGGAGAACTAAAACAAACGGTGATCTGGAAATTTGAAGAAGAATTGCCAAATGTACCGAAAAATGTTCATATTGTGAAATGGGCACCGCAGCCGAGCATTTTAg ctCATCCAAAATGCATCCTATTTATAACCCATGGAGGACTACTCTCAACCACAGAAACGATCCACTTTGGTGTTCCTACTATTGCCATACCTGTCTTTGGAGATCAGTTCATCAATGTCAAGAAATCAGTCGCTAGAGGTTTTACTCTCCAAGTTAACCTGTCTTACAAATTGGCTGCAGATCTGAAAGTGGCAATTGAAGAAATGCTGAGTAATCCTAA GTATAGACAGAGAGTAAAGGAGCTGTCCTACATCTACCACGACCGACCAGTGCAGCCGGGAGCGGAGCTGCGACACTGGGTGCAGCATGTAGTGAACACACGCGGCGCCCCCCATCTGCGCTCTCCTGCACTAGCCGTGCCATTATATCAACGACTGTACCTAGATTTAGTTGCATTCCTATCTCTAGTCTTTCTTATTTTGTAcacattgattaaaaaaatatatcgtcgTGTTAGGtctaataaaaatgtagacAGTAAGAAGagaaattag